The Schaalia dentiphila ATCC 17982 sequence GCGGTCCATGACCCAGCCGGTCTGCTGGGCACCGCTGGAGGCGTGGTAGTACCAGTGTCCGCCCTCGTAGACCCAGCCCGTCTTCATGTAGCCACGCGCATCGAAGCGGTACGTCTGTCCGTCGATGACCAGGGTTTCGTTGGCGGCGTAGGTGCCGTCAGAGTAGCTGTACCACCAGCCGAAGTAGCCGGACTTCCACTGACCGGTGCGAGGCTGGGGCGCAGGATCCGGGGTCGGAGCCGGGGTCGGGTCCACGGTCGGCTCAGGAGCCGGGGTCGGATCGACAGTCGGTTCGGGAGCCGGTGTCGGGTCCGGGGTGGGCTGCGGGTCCGGGGTGGGGGTCGGATCCTCGATCGTCACCCAGTACAGGAAGCGCGAGTCGCCGCCACCAACAGCATGGAGCACAACCTGCGAGGTCTCGCCCTCGCCGAGTTCGACTTCCTGCGTCGTCTTGTCGGCCGGGTTGACGAGCATCAGGTGTGCGTTCGCAGCCGGCTTCTTGACGGTCAGGGTGATGTCCTGAGCGGTCTCGGCCAGCGAACCATTGTCGGTTCGCGGGTCGAGGAGGTAGGACGGGTAGCGGGTCTGGCCCGTCAGAGCGTTGACGACCATGAAGCCCTTGGGGGCCGTCGTGGAGTCGCCGAAGATCTCGGCGGACTTGGCGGTCTCCAGGCCCTTCAGCTGCTCGAAGTAGCCGACGACGACATCGCCGGGCAGGCCGTCGTTGACGGAGCCGACGTTGGTCACCGACATGTCAACCAGGCCGACGGACTCGTTGGCGGCCTTGGCCTCGTCGCCGGAGGCGAAGTCACCGTACTTGTAGCCGCTCAGCGAGGGGATCGCGCCACGAGCCGCGTACTGGCCGGGCTTGTAGGCGACGAACGTGGAGTTCATGGCCTTCGTGTAGTTACCGATGTAGGTGACGTTGCCGAAGATGTTGGAGAACTCGTAGAACGAACGCGTGGGCGCGCCGTCGTGGTCGATGATCGAGGAGCGGTCGTAGCCGTTGTACTCCATGCGGAACAGACCGAACCACTTCTGGCCGGTCGCCAGGCCCAGGGAGGGAACGATCGACTTCTCAGAGGCGGACACGTTCGCATCCCAGTTGTAGTCCAGGTACTGGCCGTACAGGATCGGGCTGGAGCCGTCACCGGTGAGGCCCTTGAGGCCGTATTCGCGCTGTTTCTTCCAGGTGTTGGTGTTGAGCAGGTTCATGACGACGTTGCTCGGGGCCGGGCCGCCGTTGGCGCCCCAGTAGTACTTGTCCCAGCTGAGCAGGTCGGGCTTGGCGTTCTCGACGTAGTAGCTCAGATTGGCGTCGCGGTACCAGGACGGGTCGTCCCAGGAGTTCGCGTGGACGACGGCGCCGGGGATATTCTCCTTGGACCAGGAGAACCAGTTCTTGAAGCACTCGGACTCGCTGCGGTTGAAGCCGCCCTCATCGCCGTACTGGATGTCGACGAGCGTGGAGGCGTAGGGCTTCATGTATTCGTTCATGAAGTCGCGCGGCTCGCCAGCGTTGCACATGCTGTTCTTGCCGGTGGGGGCCTTGGCGAGGGCCCACGGCGCACCCTTACCCAGGGACTCCATCATGGCGGTGTTGAACATGGGCAGGTCGTAGAACATCGGGAACGCGCCACCCGTGAGGTCGCGCTCGTTGGCATCGAAGCCGCCACGGCCGTAGCCCTCGGAGGGAACCCACGCGGGCATCATGACGCCGTACTGCAGCGCGAGGGCCTGGGCACGGTTGACGCCCCACTTGCCGTCACCGGGATTGAAGCCGGAGTAGCGCTCGTACATGGAGTTGTCGACAACGGGAGCCACGGGGGTCTTGCCGGCGGGCAGGCCCCACACCTCAACGTCGTTGAAGGTCACACCGGTGGCGATGTTGCGGGGGGTCTGAGGTTCGGTCTCGTCGTTCATCCAGATGCGGATGTTCTTGGCGAGGTGGTAGCTGTTGAAGTCCCAGTACCACAGGCCGCGCGCGTCGCGCGTGAGCGAGCCGTGGGTGACGATGGTCTTCCATT is a genomic window containing:
- a CDS encoding cadherin-like beta sandwich domain-containing protein, whose amino-acid sequence is MGNRPIIGALGAPILAATMLGLAPAAAVAATETPYHPSVLWATSEEKVGESAPNGTIAALVDDDTTRTDATKTFWTTKWKGGLDEYPHALAVQNPTPGTQVCGLGLTPRPTYDSTLGNDQFPGEYRVFAFDEDPGNPAAEASFADWKTNVAAGRWEGGTEVKHGSDLQFGNKEQYVTFPATTKRVFALTGLRSLAPGKKDMALSDIKLLPCDADGNAITSYGNEDTGGNHEAARPVVPHPDAPEQGSGASDLVVDFVIDQLPYGEPGKPVDFAPGTHTYTATGYYHAKTVSARIRAVDGATVTINGATPDADGRVSNLDLTTGLNVITATVAKDGKEATYVVNITKVDTDFRGNVMIPATAQANGGTEADNAALTDLDPTTTWTSDPLVRANEWSSSVTGIELHLGEARYVHRVNGWGTPILPAGVQGWHGGNSVAIAVQEADGGEWKTIVTHGSLTRDARGLWYWDFNSYHLAKNIRIWMNDETEPQTPRNIATGVTFNDVEVWGLPAGKTPVAPVVDNSMYERYSGFNPGDGKWGVNRAQALALQYGVMMPAWVPSEGYGRGGFDANERDLTGGAFPMFYDLPMFNTAMMESLGKGAPWALAKAPTGKNSMCNAGEPRDFMNEYMKPYASTLVDIQYGDEGGFNRSESECFKNWFSWSKENIPGAVVHANSWDDPSWYRDANLSYYVENAKPDLLSWDKYYWGANGGPAPSNVVMNLLNTNTWKKQREYGLKGLTGDGSSPILYGQYLDYNWDANVSASEKSIVPSLGLATGQKWFGLFRMEYNGYDRSSIIDHDGAPTRSFYEFSNIFGNVTYIGNYTKAMNSTFVAYKPGQYAARGAIPSLSGYKYGDFASGDEAKAANESVGLVDMSVTNVGSVNDGLPGDVVVGYFEQLKGLETAKSAEIFGDSTTAPKGFMVVNALTGQTRYPSYLLDPRTDNGSLAETAQDITLTVKKPAANAHLMLVNPADKTTQEVELGEGETSQVVLHAVGGGDSRFLYWVTIEDPTPTPDPQPTPDPTPAPEPTVDPTPAPEPTVDPTPAPTPDPAPQPRTGQWKSGYFGWWYSYSDGTYAANETLVIDGQTYRFDARGYMKTGWVYEGGHWYYHASSGAQQTGWVMDRGNWYYLDPSNGVMATGWAQIDGSWFYLSPSGAMRTGWVKDGGAWYYLSPSGSMATGWQHLDGSWYHLGANGAMTTGWLKDGPSWFYLHGNGSMATGWELIGWTWYHFAPSGAWIE